Proteins encoded in a region of the Planococcus citri chromosome 1, ihPlaCitr1.1, whole genome shotgun sequence genome:
- the LOC135832122 gene encoding uncharacterized protein LOC135832122, which produces MLENFWMFCVLFAIVPGILQCDSRLQPGLLREFNNVFNNLSNLALMPRLMETPECRRDCEIYQQAFLQNQMWAAKMFDTNGRLPAGILKGNVHQLGDLKQCVSTSSESANVEGKFCLIKIYIKPMENNTFMKEIWKNVFDIILFASKPYEKNIVPFNDVILSTLCVPSSCTARELMVASRKALSIFNHSTFGLEAHVDDLSEENCVIKEEYYRNKIPLAYSAKIFIVFVTILVCCATVIDVFFLQNVQMNGNSRVLAFSKSFSLQQNWNSLTSVENNCDSVGCLNGIRCVIYYLLFMLHFSLKFIIFAVDQSDVAQFLRYPFLTSLVKNTPIVLDTLNFSSGICLSHKIVKCSTENDTRGILKLMFFKYIRFLMFWVVFLSIRSTAVSKSKLFLLYTPKMKNPSIWSIIFCYENFYGLANMYFVPTHTFYTDIQLCFIGCLILILTRHCENKMKIFFSIAFGSLIFRSLFLYFYPEIPSYLIFGMPLNHFLNMMSFMYGTPFSRLPFYMSGIALGYYAAKNPNQNSAISSFYQKIGWYFALFCACIILYSHYDNIDLQYEYSSFNGAVVSFINSLFSMIFLIWVVWYCEMFKKSSKVYRFLADPKFVILNRLTPYFSALHLFVLYVCIAESKFSFEFKLNEVLGLDYLLLTILVCGYIVLFIDLPLKNMWKYLTKKDVALTRSKCE; this is translated from the exons atgctggaaaatttttggatgttttgtgTTTTGTTCGCGATTGTTCCCGGTATATTGCAAT GCGATAGTCGATTGCAACCGGGTTTGTTACGAGAATTCAACAATGTTTTCAATAACCTCTCAAATCTAGCGTTGATGCCACGTTTAATGGAAACACCAGAATGTCGTCGCGATTGCGAGATATATCAACAAGCttttctacaaaatcaaatgtggGCTGCCAAAA TGTTCGACACCAATGGCAGACTACCTGCAGGAATATTGAAAGGCAACGTGCATCAATTGGGAGATTTGAAGCAATGTGTGTCCACTTCATCTGAATCAGCAAACGTAGAAGGAAAATTTTGTCTcattaaaatttacataaaaccAATGGAAAACAACACATTTATGaaagaaatttggaaaaatgtcttTGATATAATATTGTTCGCGTCTAAGCCTTATGAg AAAAATATTGTTCCTTTTAATGACGTAATTCTATCAACATTATGTGTTCCTTCTTCTTGCACTGCTCGTGAATTGATGGTGGCATCGAGAAAAgcgttatcaatttttaatcatagCACATTCGGTCTAGAAGCTCATGTAGATGATTTGAGCGAAGAGAATTGTGTTATTAAAGAAGAATATTATAGGAACAAAATTCCATTGGCTTATTCcgcaaa aatttttatagtttttgtgACTATTCTTGTATGTTGTGCCACTGTTATTGATGtgtttttcttgcaaaatgTTCAAATGAATGGTAATTCAA gaGTACTAGCATTTTCCAAATCGTTCTCATTACAACAAAACTGGAATAGTCTaacaagtgttgaaaataattgtgATTCCGTTGGTTGCTTAAATGGTATAAGATGCGTAATATACTACTTACTGTTCATGTTGCATTTCTccttaaaattcataatttttgccgTCGATCAATCGGATGTCGCtcaa TTTCTACGATATCCCTTTCTTACttctttggtgaaaaatacacctATTGTTTTGGacacattgaatttttcatcaggaaTTTGTCTTTCCCACAAAATAGTGAAATGCTCAACAGAGAATGATACAAGAGGaatattgaaattgatgttCTTCAAGTATATTAG GTTCCTAATGTTCTGGGTTGTTTTTCTTTCTATCCGATCGACAGCAGTTAGCAAAAGCAAACTATTTCTGCTCTAtactccaaaaatgaaaaatcccaGCATTTGGAGCATCATATTTtgctatgaaaatttttatggctTGGCAAATATG TATTTCGTACCAACTCACACGTTTTACACAGATATTCAACTTTGTTTTATCGGCTGTCTCATATTAATTCTTACGAGACATTGtgagaacaaaatgaaaatatttttttccatagcTTTCGGTTCATTGATTTTTAGATCAttatttctgtatttttatCCCGAAATACCATCTTATTTGATATTTGGAATGcc TTTGAACCACTTCTTGAATATGATGAGCTTCATGTATGGTACTCCATTCAGTAGGCTGCCATTTTACATGAGTGGAATCGCATTGGGATATTACGCAGCAAAAAATCCAAACCAAAATTCAGCCATTTCCTCG ttttaccaGAAAATTGGATGgtattttgcattattttgtGCATGTATCATATTGTACTCTCATTATGATAATATAGATCTTCAATACGAATACAGCAGCTTCAATGGAGCTGTTGTCAGCTTCATTAACTCAttgttttcaatgatttttctaaTATGGGTGGTATGGTATtgtgaaatgttcaaaaagt CTTCCAAAGTGTACAGATTTCTTGCGGATCCAAAATTCGTCATATTGAATCGTCTGACTCCATATTTCAGCGCTTTACACTTATTTGTTTTATATGTATGCATAGCAGAATCCAAATTCtcttttgaattcaaattg AACGAAGTACTTGGATTGGATTATTTATTATTGACTATTTTAGTGTGCGGTTACATCGTCTTATTCATCGATTTACCACTGAAAAATATGTGGAAGTATCTCACAAAGAAAG ATGTTGCATTAACCAGGAGTAAATGTGAATGA